In a genomic window of Gadus macrocephalus chromosome 9, ASM3116895v1:
- the immp2l gene encoding mitochondrial inner membrane protease subunit 2 isoform X2 gives MRVGVSEQPFLNPEGVSACDVVLLNRWRVRNYEVHRGDIVSVVSPKNPQQKIIKRVVALEGDFIRTLGYKNRYLRVPEGHLWIEGDHHGHSLDSNSFGPVSVGLLHGHASHIIWPPNRWQRIQRSLPEDRGPLLSSHAAEEEEEF, from the exons ATGCGTGTGGGCGTTTCTGAGCAG ccCTTCCTGAACCCAGAgggcgtgtctgcgtgtgacgTCGTCTTGTTGAACCGCTGGCGCGTGCGAAACTACGAGGTACACCGCGGTGACATCGTCTCCGTCGT GTCTCCTAAGAACCCCCAGCAGAAGATCATCAAAAGGGTGGTCGCCCTGGAGGGAGACTTCATCAG aacacTGGGATATAAAAACCGCTACCTACGCGTCCCTGAAGGCCACCTGTGGATCGAGGGCGACCACCATGGACACAGCCTGGACAGCAACAGCTTCGGACCG GTGTCAGTGGGTCTGCTCCATGGCCACGCCTCTCACATCATCTGGCCGCCCAATCGGTGGCAGCGGATCCAGCGGTCCCTTCCTGAGGACCGCGGCCCCCTGCTTAGCTCCCACGctgcggaggaagaggaggagttctGA
- the immp2l gene encoding mitochondrial inner membrane protease subunit 2 isoform X1: protein MAQQAGRRYLRAFVGGFFVAVPVTVTVLDRVAYVARVEGTSMQPFLNPEGVSACDVVLLNRWRVRNYEVHRGDIVSVVSPKNPQQKIIKRVVALEGDFIRTLGYKNRYLRVPEGHLWIEGDHHGHSLDSNSFGPVSVGLLHGHASHIIWPPNRWQRIQRSLPEDRGPLLSSHAAEEEEEF, encoded by the exons ATGGCGCAGCAGGCGGGCCGGCGGTACCTGCGGGCGTTCGTCGGCGGGTTCTTCGTGGCGGTCCCAGTCACCGTCACGGTTCTGGACCGCGTGGCTTACGTGGCCCGGGTGGAGGGCACCTCCATGCAG ccCTTCCTGAACCCAGAgggcgtgtctgcgtgtgacgTCGTCTTGTTGAACCGCTGGCGCGTGCGAAACTACGAGGTACACCGCGGTGACATCGTCTCCGTCGT GTCTCCTAAGAACCCCCAGCAGAAGATCATCAAAAGGGTGGTCGCCCTGGAGGGAGACTTCATCAG aacacTGGGATATAAAAACCGCTACCTACGCGTCCCTGAAGGCCACCTGTGGATCGAGGGCGACCACCATGGACACAGCCTGGACAGCAACAGCTTCGGACCG GTGTCAGTGGGTCTGCTCCATGGCCACGCCTCTCACATCATCTGGCCGCCCAATCGGTGGCAGCGGATCCAGCGGTCCCTTCCTGAGGACCGCGGCCCCCTGCTTAGCTCCCACGctgcggaggaagaggaggagttctGA
- the znf277 gene encoding zinc finger protein 277, whose product MATCTANEEAGHEDSILEALSFPEEEPPGGLAVGTDQGPGAEALVCPLCPQTSPLSEAERVLKHLLLDHKLVVADVKLIADLPRYMSYWKGRFLDQPLTEYCSVIKTNSEGPVEKQEFYFLLCDVLPEDRLLREQLQQRRLEETLDQQQRERDDTSFQRVCMFCSEEFSGNRASLLNHMAREHAFSVGLPDNIVYCTQFLDHLQMKLDSLQCLYCEKPFRDKTTLKDHMRKKSHRRINAKNHEYDRFYVINYLEMGRSWEEVQSEDDRDMVDPADDDWSDWRAHPVRAVCLFCEQQAESMDRMYSHMEDAHGFHLRQLKTRLGLRFYQQVKLVNYIRRELHQCRCYGCQEKFGSKEEVLQHIMAAGHVMQLPAPSVWDQPQYFFPTYENDGLLCVLVDSEEEEEEEEEGAGPAEGVEQRDVPVIAEDLSDLKALRDSSVLNQLLRNPQPPLPRTRWS is encoded by the exons ATGGCGACTTGCACCGCTAATGAAGAAG CCGGACATGAGGACAGCATCCTGGAGGCTCTGAGCTTTCCGGAGGAGGAGCCGCCCGGGGGTCTGGCGGTCGGCACCGaccagggccccggggccgaggCGCTGGTCTGCCCGCTGTGTCCGCAGACCTCCCCGCTGTCGGAGGCGGAGCGTGTGCTGAAGCACCTCCTTCTGGATCACAAGCTGGTGGTGGCGGACGTCAAGCTGATCGCCGACCTGCCCAG GTACATGTCGTACTGGAAGGGCCGGTTCCTGGACCAGCCCCTCACAGAGTACTGCAGCGTCATCAAGACCAACTCCGAGGGTCCAGTCG AGAAACAAGAGTTCTACTTCCTGTTGTGTGATGTACTTCCTGAGGACCGACTGCTGAGGGAGCAGCTTCAGCAGAGGAGACTG gaggagaCTCTGGACCAGCAGCAGAGGGAGCGGGACGATACAAGTTtccagcgtgtgtgtatgttctgcAGCGAGGAGTTCAGCGggaacag GGCATCTCTGCTGAACCACATGGCCAGGGAGCACGCCTTCAGCGTGGGGCTCCCCGACAACATCGTTTACTGCACCCAGTTCCTGGACCACCTCCAGATGAAGCTGGACAG CCTCCAGTGTCTGTACTGTGAGAAGCCATTCCGGGACAAGACGACGCTGAAGGACCACATGAGGAAGAAGTCCCACCGCCGGATCAACGCCAAGAACCACGAGTACGACCGCTTCTACGTCATCAACTATCTG gaGATGGGGAGGAGCTGGGAGGAGGTGCAGTCTGAGGACGACCGAGACATGGTGGACCCCGCTGATGA CGACTGGTCTGACTGGCGGGCCCACCCAGTCAGGGCCGTCTGCCTGTTCTGTGAGCAGCAGGCAGAAAGCATGGACAGGATGTACTCACACATGGAG gACGCCCATGGCTTCCATCTCCGCCAGCTGAAGACCCGGCTCG GCCTCCGGTTCTACCAGCAAGTGAAGCTTGTGAACTATATCCGGAGGGAGCTGCACCAGTGCCGTTGCTATGGTTGCCAGGAGAAGTTTGGCTCAAAAGAAGAGGTCCTCCAACACATCATGGCAGCCGGTCATGTTATGCAGCTTCCAGCGCCGTCAGTGTGGGACCAGCCCCA GTACTTTTTCCCCACCTATGAAAACGACGGGCTGCTCTGTGTGCTGGtggacagcgaggaggaggaggaggaggaggaggagggggcggggccagcagaAGGGGTGGAGCAGAGGGACGTCCCGGTCATTGCTGAGGACCTGTCAGACCTGAAGGCCCTGAGAGACTCCAGCGTCCTGAATCAGCTGCTGAggaacccccagccccccctacCCAGAACCAGATGGTCCTAA